The window tgtgtggtgtgtgtgtgtgtgtgtgtgtgtgtgtgtgttcattaccGCACTGCACACACTGATCGCTGAAGAGCACTGTGTTCAGGAAGGGATTGTTTCTGGTCCAGTCCAGTGTCCTTCACAGCGACAAGCCTGAACGGGATGTTACGTCATGGCCTTACACTGGGGGTCAtttcctgtgtcctgtcctcatcTCTGTGTCAAAGGTACTTTCCTGTGTCTGGAACTGTGTGCAGAAACATGCGGTGTGTACATAGTGGACGGTGtgcggaggtggtggtagtgatagtgtgtgtgtgtgtgtgtgtgtgtgtgtgtgcgagcattgCATGCATCTGAGCACAATACATTTCATTTTAGTTTCTTCTAAGCAAAATAATTCTTCACTTGAACGTGTGAAGTAAATCACTTTGCAATCGACTTCCTTTTGCGCTAATGGAACTTTGCTCTGAATATATTTTTTGAGCAAAAATATATTTCACTTCGATTATTTGTATACATCTTTCCTTGGAGAACATATGGTGCCACAAAACTTTATTTTGAGCAAGAACGCATGAATAATAATTTTATGGATTCATACTTATattgcacctatcctcagtcattAAACCATCTCTTCAGCTCAAAATACGTCAATAAACGCTTTTCAGCAAAACTTCACGTCACAAAATTTTCACTGAACATCTTGCTTCatcttttttgttagtttgtttgtttgtttgtatttcgagaaaaaaaaatgtacttatTACACGTTTCTGTACATGGTTATATAGCCTTGTCTTTGCAAaacgccccctccgccccccccccccccccccccccacacacacacacagatattgaaTCAtaatgtttccttttcttttcagaaaTGGCGATACGAGATGTGTGAAAGGTGGGTGTTGCGTTTAACCACAAACATTCCATATTTTGATTACTTTTGATTATAACTTTTATCTTTTTAATGTTATATAGTGTGCCGGCAGTGTCACCGACACCACCCACCCTCTttgccccaccccctcacccccgcccccattaaccctttcaccgccaagctcgcatttatgcacaggcgtggtagaggacccatgtcactgaaaggtgaccattattggtctgttatccatgaacctactgctcttattaTTCGGTGGTAGGAtcggccatattttctatacatcgcagggggggaattcccagctattcttagccactgtcttttctgtgtttataccacatgggaattttgtactgtaaattgactggcggtgaaagggttaatcatctCCCTCCCCTGTTTGTCCAAAGCTCATCCAGTTGTTGGCTGTGTGATGTTCTTCACACACCCTTACCTCCGATGCCCTCCTccaccatgccccctccccccaactcctcttcctgttccccccctccccccacgctccctccccctctccccccacgctccctccccctctccccccaactcctcttcctgttcccccctcccctctccccccatgctccctccccctctccccccaactcctcttcctgttcccccctcccctctccccccatgctccctccccctctccccccaactcctcttcctgttccccccctctccccccctcccccacgctccctccccctctcccccaactcctctttctgttccctcccctccccacctccccctctccccccaactcctcttcctgtccccccctctccccccctccccccatgctccctcccccctctccccccaactcctcttcctgttcccccctctccccctccccccacgctccctccccctctccccccaactcctctttctgttccccccctcccccctccccctctccccccaactcctcttcctgttcccccctctcccccacgctccctcccctctccccctaactcctcttcctgttcccccctccccccacgctccctccccctctccccctaactcctcttcctgttccccccccttcccccacgctccctccccctctccccctaactCCTCTTCCggttccccccgtcccccctgcgctcccgcccccgctcccccactcctcttcactgctcccttcccctctccccctctcccccaactcctcttcctgttcccccctctccctcctccccccatgctccctcccccttcccccctccccccatgctctctccccctctccccccaactcctcttcctgttcccccccttcccccacgctccctccccctccaactcctcttcctgtccccctccccccctccccccaactcctcttcctgttcccccctccccccacgctccctccccctctcccccaactcctcttcctgttccccccctcccccctccccccacgctccctccccctctccccccaactcctcttcctgtcccccccctcccccattgtcTTTGTCGGTCATGTGACACAGTCACGGAGCCCAGCTGTGATTGGTGTATGACGTAACCACTCAGCTGGGTGTGGCTTGGCAAGAGCAATAAGCATCACATGCCACAAATAAACCATCTAGTGTATGTGATGCTGTatcttattgtgacttgttttatgcagtgtacttaggaactaacatgtatgtttcagtatcgatctttttttctttttttttgttctttattttcattgccaggcaatctCATATTTAGTTCATGCATATAATGATCCTTTCTTTTagatagcatgcaggtcagttactgcctaaatagctttaattttaggctctggcaatATAAAAATGTTTATAAATCATCATCACATGCAGCGTGCTCAAATGTGAACGCAGATCTGAactgacaaatagtaaagagtggtaactctctccattacacaaggtacacaacttcaagtcagtgctgcttacgctaccgattcagctagcacacaggtaaataaaaggtacattggaacaaacccagacactccatcgaaaaggaagcgccgggcctgtccttatacctatcatttgacatgtgcacacagcagcaaagacagaagaaatgtgcaaacacaaattagcttttattcaagactggcatagcttctTTAATCTGAACATTTCAGTTGGGCGGTCTGTCTTTCATTTCGTCATCcatctccccttcacacacacagctggggTAGATGGCGGCCCTTCAGAATGTGGGCTAGGGAAAATTAATGCTAGATTTATCTTTGACCGTGCTGGCTTACTTGCCCCGAGTTGTatcatcccctctctcccatcctccttgTGATGAGATATGATAAACTTGTTatcacagtgtgcacacacaagtGGGTTGAAATGAGCTAATCAGATCAAACTGTTGGCGTTGAGTGAATGAGAATTTTGCAGTGGATCTTTCAATCATTCACTTAGCGTCACCAGGACAAGCCGAGATTGGTTACTTTGGTTTAACCAGTTGGAAAAGCTATGGGTTATAATGAGTATGCactgcacagtatgttgtgggaagggataaaaccagtgttCATAACTAATTTTTAGTTGTCATCTGAAAGAAATGGAACCTGGCAGAGACtaactgaaatggtgcagagaaatccttgatgggctgtgtgctgctttatgtaTGTGCTGCttaagtgtagggtgaagtgcTTTATGTAAGTGCTGCttaagtgtagggtgaagtgcTTTGTGTAAGTGCTgtttaagtgtagggtgaagtgctttgcgtagggctgtgtgttgctttatgtaaGTGCTGCttaagtgtagggtgaagtgcTTTGTGTAAGTGCTgtttaagtgtagggtgaagtgcTTTGTGTAAGTGCTGTTTAAGCGTAGGTTGAAGTGCtttgtgtagggctgtgtgttgctttatgtaaGTGCTgtttaagtgtagggtgaagtgcTTTGTGTAAGTGCTGTTTAAGCGTAGGTTGAAGTGCTTTGCgtagggctgtgtgttgctttatgtaaGTGCTgtttaagtgtagggtgaagtgcTTTGTGTAAGTGCTGTTTAAGCGTAGGTTGAAGTGCtttgtgtagggctgtgtgttgctttatgtaaGTGCTGTTTAAGTGTAGGTTGAAGTGCTGTTTGTAGGGCtttgtgttgctgctgcttaTGCTCATACTTGTAGGAACTGCTTGTGCTTAGTCTCATATCTGTTTGAGTCAGTGTTGCAATGTGCTGTTATTTACTAAACACTGTAAAAACCACCGTGTGGCACTGCTATCAGAATgaggagagtgtgagtgagagggagtgtaACAATCAATCAGTCGTACCCCCCTCAATCTTTCCTTTCTGGAATCAAACCTTTCCCCTTTCTACATTAATAACTCTTATGCACATGACGTGAACTGGAATGATTTAATGCTTTGTCATTTCGTTAAACGTTTTGACGTCTGATAGATTGACTGAGTGACTGCAGTTGAATGACCATCTGAATATGCGAACACATATTAGATAATGTTCGTGTGCTGATTGAAATAGGGTGAGTGGGGgatactgcactgtgctgtgtaaCAGTCAGCACTCtacttgtgtcaggctgtgtaaCAGTCAGTTCTGtacttgtgtcaggctgtgtaaCAGTCAGCACTCtacttgtgtcaggctgtgtaaCAGTCAGTTCTGtacttgtgtcaggctgtgtaaCAGTCAGTTCTGtacttgtgtcaggctgtgtaaCAGTCAGCACTCtacttgtgtcaggctgtgtaaCAGTCAGTTCTGtacttgtgtcaggctgtgtaaCAGTCAGCACTCtacttgtgtcaggctgtgtaaCAGTCAGTTCTGtacttgtgtcaggctgtgtaaCAGTCAGTACTGTACTTGTGTCAGACTGTGTAACAGTCAGCACTCTACTTGTGTCAGGTTGTGTAACAGTCAGTCCTCTACTTGTGTCAGGTTGTGTAACAGTCAGCTCTGtacttgtgtcaggctgtgtaaCAGTCAGCTCTGtacttgtgtcaggctgtgtgacagtcagtactgtacttgtgtcaggctgtgtaaCAGTCAGTACTGTACTTGTGTCAGACTGTGTAACAGTCAGCTCTGtacttgtgtcaggctgtgtgacagtcagtactgtacttgtgtcaggctgtgtaaCAGTCAGTACTGtacttgtgtcaggctgtgtgacagtcagtactgtacttgtgtcaggctgtgtgacagtcagtactgtacttgtgtcaggctgtgtaaCAGTCAGTACTGTACTTGTGTCAGACTGTGTAACAGTCAGCTCTGtacttgtgtcaggctgtgtgacagtcagtactgtacttgtgtcaggctgtgtaaCAGTCAGTACTGtacttgtgtcaggctgtgtgacagtcagtactgtacttgtgtcaggctgtgtgacagtcagtactgtacttgtgtcaggctgtgtaaCAGTCAGTACTGTACTTGTGTCAGACTGTGTAACAGTCAGCTCTGtacttgtgtcaggctgtgtgacagtcagtactgtacttgtgtcaggctgtgtgacagtcagtactgtacttgtgtcaggctgtgtaaCAGTCAGTACTGtacttgtgtcaggctgtgtgacagtcagtactgtacttgtgtcaggctgtgtaaCAGTCAGTACTGTACTTGTGTCAGACTGTGTAACAGTCAGCTCTGtacttgtgtcaggctgtgtgacagtcagtactgtacttgtgtcaggctgtgtaaCAGTCAGTACTGTACTTGTGTCAGACTGTGTAACAGTCAGCTCTGtacttgtgtcaggctgtgtgacagtcagtactgtacttgtgtcaggctgtgtaaCAGTCAGTACTGtacttgtgtcaggctgtgtgacagtcagtactgtacttgtgtcaggctgtgtgacagtcagtactgtacttgtgtcaggctgtgtgacagtcagtactgtacttgtgtcaggctgtgtaaCAGTCAGCTCTGtacttgtgtcaggctgtgtgacagtcagctctgtacttgtgtcaggctgtgtaaCAGTCAGTACTCtacttgtgtcaggctgtgtgacagtcagctctgtacttgtgtcaggctgtgtaaCACAGTACTCTTCTTGTGTCAGGCTGTATAACACAGTCCTCtacttgtgtcaggctgtgtaaCACAGTACTCTACTTGTGTCAGGCTGTATAACACAGTCCTCtacttgtgtcaggctgtgtaaCACAGTCCTCTACTGTAACAGTCAGGCTGTAACAGTCAGTATTAAGTCAGGAGTGTGCTGATTGaaatgggagggtggggtgggggtctggctCTGACAGATGGGGCTGGCAGCCCAAAGAAGAGCCAGACCGCTCTGACATTACCATAAtgcgcaatgcaatgtaatgcaacacaacacagcgcaagaCAATGTCACGTGCATGTGATATGGTGTAACGTGATGTAAAGTAATAATGTGATAATCATTAGATGTCATGATGTCATTCcacataaaagaaaataacaatgacATGACAATGATGTAATGTAATATATGTTATGTTGTAACATGATGAAATGATATTATATGTAACAAGTTCTATGACATGACGTGCCATGACATGATACtgtcatacagtacagcacagaatatGGTGGACAGGAAGACGAAAAGCCACAAGAAGAAAATATCGGACCCGCCCACACTGGCACCAACTGACGACGTCATGATCTGTGTGCAGGGGAACTCAACTGCACGTTCACCACAGACTTTTGTGACTGGAATCATCATGCATGGATACTGGGCAGTGAGTcttcagtattgttgttgttgttgttgttgcgtgacTAGGATCGTCATGCCTGGATACTTGACAGTGAGTCTTcaacatcgttgttgttgttgctgttgttgttgttgttgttgttgctgctgctgttgttgttgttgttgttgttgttgctgttgttgttgttgttgttgttgttgttgttgctgttgttgttgtgtgactaGGATCGTCATGGCTGGATACTTGACAGTGAGTCTTcaacatcgttgttgttgttgttgttgttgttgttgttgctgttgttgctgttgttgttgttgttgttgttgttgttgttgctgttgttgttgttgttgttgttgctgttgttgttgttgctgttgttgctgctgctgctgttgttgttgttgttgttgttgttgttgctgttgttgttgttgctgttgttgttgttgttgttgttgctgttgttgctgctgctgctgttgttgttgttgttgttgttgttgttgctgttgttgttgtgtgactaGGATCGTCATGGCTGGATACTTGACAGTGAGTCTTcaacatcgttgttgttgttgttgttgttgttgttgttgttgttgctgttgctgttgttgtcgttgtgcgaCTGGGATCGTCATGGCTGGTTACGGGACAGTAAGTCTTCAGCGTTGAATTTAAGAAGTACTTGTTTGATGGAACGTCTGTACAGACTTTTTAGAGGTCTtaaccagttcacacacacacacacacacacacacacacacacacacagtttcacaccAACTTTTCTTTCGCGTCAGACGACAGCCACGGCCAGTTTGCCGAGCTGCGGCCAGACAAGACAGTGGGGAAGCTGGTCAGCCCTATGCTGTGTGCGGGGGACGGGGCGTGGTGCCTGACATTGGCCTATTGGCTGGGTGAGGGACGTCGTCCCAGTGTATACACCCACTACCGTGGCAGACCTCACCGTGTTTGGCGCACCGCCACCTCCAATACCTCCTCCACCTTCACTCTCTACCTGCCCCAAAACACTCCCTTCAAGGTCTGTACACTTCTCTGGCTGGCTAgctcactggctgtctgtctgtctgtctgtctgtctgtccgtctttctctccgtctgcctggctggctggctggctggctggctgtccgtctgtctctctgggttcatcactttgtctctcagtctgtatctgtcggtttgtctgtctgtttgtcggtctgtatgtctgacacTATGTCCCAgcatgtctctgtatctctgtatctctgtctctgtgtctctgtgtctctgtctgtctgtctgtctccctccccctctctttctctctctcgctcattcgcttgcctttgtttttcaatttagcgtgtgtgtgtgtgtgtgtgtgtgtgtgtgtgtgtgtgtgtgtgtgtgtgtgtgtgtgtgtgtgtgtgtaagtgtgtgtgtgtgtgtgtgtgtgtatgtgtatgtgtgtgtctgtctgtctgttagtctgtctgtatatgtgtgcatgcttatgtctgtgtgtgtgcgtgtgtgtgcgtgtgtgtgcgtgtgtgtgtgtgtgtgtgtgtgtgtgtgtgtgtgtgtgtgtgtaggtatggagTTATTCAAAATGTATTTCCCGTGTTTCTTCTTTCCGCTCTACCCAGGTTTTCTTTTACGTCAAAcggaagaacaagaagcagcgAATCACCATCAACAGCACCCACTTCCAGAACTCCCCCTGCCCAGGGGcgtcctcttccaccacctcactGGCACCAGCAACACCCTCAGCAACTCCGTCAGCAACATCCCCATCAGGTACCTTAACAAAAATCAGCCAGTCACATCATCGAAAGCATCAGTAACATCAGCAACACCGCTAACAATAACGACGTCACCACCACCGGTATCACCAGCATCAGCAACATCGACAGCATCACTAACAATATAAACAACATCACctacaacagcatcagcaacatcactaacaacaacatcactaacaacatctacatcatcattaacaacaacaccatcaacgtcactaacaacatcaaccacatcactaacaacatcaaaaacattaCTAACAACAACGTTAACACCATCACtaacaagaacatcaacaccatcactaacaacatcactgacaacatcatcaacaacaacatcaacaacgtcactagcaacaacaacaacaccgccactgACAGCATCAACACCATgactaacaacatcaacaacaacgtcacTGACATTAGCACCAGCATCAGCAACGTTCCCTTCAGGTACCAGAAACATcgccagcaacaacaccagcaacatattcagcaacaccaacaacatcatcagcaacaccagcaacatcaccagcaacatcatcagcaacatcaccagcaacatcatcagcaacatcaccatcagcaacaccagcaacatcatcagcaacaccaACTGTATCAGCCAATATGTCCACATGGGTCACATGATGGGTAGATCAGAACCTGCCAGCACCAGTACAACTTGAACAGCTAGAGATGGCTACATCACACCCGAACATCTTGATTAAACAGCTAGAGATGGTTCTGTCACACGGTCACAGCTCAATAAACAGCTAGAGATGGACATGTCACAGCAGTACAGCTCGATAAACAGCTAGAGATGGTTCTGTCACACCAGTACAGCTCAATAAACAGCTAGAGATGGACATGTCACAGCAGTACAGCTCGATAAACAGCTAGAGATGGACCTGTCACACCAGTACAGCTCAATAAACAGCTAGAGATGGTTCTGTCACACCAGTACAGCTCAATAAACAGCTAGAAATGGACCTGTGACACCAGCACAGCTCCATAAACAGCTGGAGATGGTTCTGTCACACGGTCACAGCTCAATAAACAGCTAGAGATGGACATGTTACAGCAGTACAGCTCGGTAAACAGCTAGAGATGTTTCTGTCACAACTATACAGCTCAATAAACAGCTAGAGATGGTACAGTCACACCAGCACAGCTCAATAAACAGCTAGAGATGGACATGTCACAGCAGTACAGCTCAATAAACAGCTAGAGATGGTTCAGTCACACCAGCACAGCTCGATAAACAGCTAGAGATGGTACAGTCACAGCAATACAGCTCGATAAACAGAGATGGTTCTGTCACAGAAGTACAGCTCAATAAACAGCTAGAGATGGTTCTGTCACACCAGTACAGCTCAATAAACAGCTAGAAATGGACCTGTGACACCAGTACAGCTCAATAAACAGCTAGAGATGGACATGTCACAGCAGTACAGCTCGATAAACAGCTAGAGATGTTTCTGTCACAACTGTACAGCTCAATAAACAGCTAGAGATGGTTCTATCACACCAGCACAGCTCGATAAACAGCTAGAGATGGTTCTATCACACCAGTACAGCTCAATAAACAGCTAGAGATGGTTCTATCACCAGCACAGCTTGATAAACAGCTAGAGATGGTTCTATCACACCAGCACAGCTCGATAAACAGCTAGAGATGGTTCTATCACACCAGCACAGCTCGATAAACAGAGATGGTTCTGTCACAGAAGTACAGGTCAATAAACTGCTAGAGATGGTTCTGTCATACCAGTACAGCTCAATAAACAGCTAGAGATGGTACAGCCACACCAGCACAGCTCAATAAACAGCTAGAGATGGTTCTGTCACACCAGTACAGCTCAATAAACAGCTAGAGATGGTACAGCCACACCAGCACAGCTCAATAAACAGCTATAGATGGTTCTGTCACACC of the Babylonia areolata isolate BAREFJ2019XMU chromosome 27, ASM4173473v1, whole genome shotgun sequence genome contains:
- the LOC143301368 gene encoding uncharacterized protein LOC143301368; its protein translation is MLRHGLTLGVISCVLSSSLCQRNGDTRCVKGELNCTFTTDFCDWNHHAWILGNDSHGQFAELRPDKTVGKLVSPMLCAGDGAWCLTLAYWLGEGRRPSVYTHYRGRPHRVWRTATSNTSSTFTLYLPQNTPFKVFFYVKRKNKKQRITINSTHFQNSPCPGASSSTTSLAPATPSATPSATSPSDPAASASADLGVVVPVTLCTALLGLLCGLLIGMHVQKKRQANNPYQRGQQSTCLQQMSVSEEDGRDDHHYKELVEDDVSDSAHIHPSTCPENV